The Deinococcus humi genome has a segment encoding these proteins:
- a CDS encoding glycoside hydrolase family 13 protein: MTAVLTAPQTDHPTTPDWVKDAVFYQIFPDRFARSGRVTGLNLQPWGDTPEFNRYMGGDLWGVTQHLDHIQGLGVNAIYFCPVFQSASNHRYHTHDYFQVDPMLGGNAALRALIDEAHARGIRVVLDGVFNHSSRGFFQFNDLLEQGEASAYRDWFHPESWPLHAYDDSRPAGYAAWWGNRALPKFNTDNPAVRDFLWEVAEYWTRFGIDGWRLDVPNEIDDDSFWQEFRRRVKAINPDAYIVGEIWGDAHRWLRGDQFDAVMNYHFTRPCLAFFGARTLDHPMNERSGTGRVDPVDAPAFAARMTEVARMYHPEIVSAQLNLLDSHDTARFITAVGGDTTAYRLATIFQMTYPGAPCIYYGDEIGLHGGPDPDCRRAFPWNDTEWDLDTLELTRKLTVARHASRPLQRGSFEVLHAQGEALLFERGHENHCAYVALNCAQAPGRVPLRGVKPGTYRDVLSGQTYELREGAGLELPARGGMVLVWEGEG; this comes from the coding sequence ATGACCGCCGTGTTGACCGCTCCCCAGACCGACCATCCCACCACCCCCGACTGGGTCAAGGACGCCGTGTTTTACCAGATCTTCCCGGACCGCTTCGCGCGCAGCGGGCGGGTGACCGGCCTGAACTTGCAGCCGTGGGGGGACACCCCGGAATTCAACCGCTACATGGGCGGCGACCTGTGGGGCGTGACCCAGCACCTGGACCATATTCAGGGTCTGGGCGTGAACGCCATCTACTTCTGTCCGGTCTTCCAGTCGGCTTCAAATCACCGCTACCACACCCACGACTACTTTCAGGTGGATCCCATGCTGGGCGGCAATGCGGCGCTGCGCGCCCTGATTGACGAGGCCCACGCCCGCGGCATACGCGTGGTGCTGGACGGCGTGTTCAACCACAGCAGCCGGGGCTTTTTCCAGTTCAACGACCTGCTGGAACAGGGTGAGGCCAGCGCCTACCGCGACTGGTTCCACCCGGAGAGCTGGCCGCTGCACGCCTATGACGACTCCCGGCCTGCCGGATACGCGGCGTGGTGGGGCAACCGCGCCCTGCCCAAGTTCAACACCGATAACCCCGCCGTCCGCGACTTCCTGTGGGAGGTGGCCGAGTACTGGACCCGCTTCGGCATCGACGGCTGGCGGCTGGACGTGCCCAACGAAATCGACGACGACTCCTTCTGGCAGGAGTTCCGCCGCCGGGTCAAGGCGATCAACCCCGACGCCTACATCGTCGGCGAGATCTGGGGCGACGCCCACCGCTGGCTGCGCGGCGACCAGTTCGACGCCGTGATGAACTACCACTTCACCCGACCCTGCCTGGCTTTCTTCGGGGCCAGAACGCTGGACCATCCCATGAACGAGCGCAGCGGCACGGGCCGCGTGGATCCGGTGGATGCCCCCGCCTTCGCCGCCCGCATGACCGAGGTGGCCCGCATGTACCACCCCGAGATCGTCAGTGCCCAGCTCAATCTGCTGGACTCGCACGACACGGCCCGCTTCATCACGGCGGTGGGCGGCGATACCACGGCCTACCGCCTGGCCACCATCTTCCAGATGACCTACCCCGGCGCGCCGTGCATCTACTACGGCGACGAGATCGGGTTGCACGGAGGCCCCGATCCCGACTGTCGCCGGGCCTTTCCCTGGAACGATACAGAGTGGGATCTGGACACGCTGGAGCTGACGCGCAAGTTAACGGTAGCCCGCCACGCCAGCCGCCCATTGCAGCGCGGCAGTTTCGAGGTCCTGCACGCTCAGGGCGAGGCCCTTCTGTTCGAGCGTGGCCATGAGAACCACTGTGCTTACGTCGCTCTCAACTGCGCCCAGGCTCCGGGCCGCGTGCCGCTGCGCGGCGTGAAGCCCGGCACCTACCGAGACGTGCTCAGCGGCCAGACGTACGAGCTGAGAGAAGGTGCCGGCCTGGAACTTCCAGCGCGGGGCGGCATGGTCCTGGTGTGGGAGGGAGAGGGCTGA
- a CDS encoding MFS transporter, whose protein sequence is MQVRVSSPTPMIQHGTAIALAVTAGHFINDAYGAMLTPLMPALQSKYGVSIAAVTLLSSVYSLTSSVMQPLLGILGESLDRRYAAALGPLMTGLGLTMMGFVPLFGALILLVAVAGFGSGFFHPAGSAYVAHNSPPDKRGLWASIFSAGGTAGMALGPVFAGVGLTHLPWFALIGVLFAAMTFAVTPSGTQKARKFKLREYAQIFRGPMQWLWGMAVLRSLASMGYNTMLPFMLFARGFGQREVGITLAIYALASALGGIVGGRLSDRYGRTPVLRAAILTTIPFFAVLILSHPGQWWFYPLTFVVGAAVNASIPVGVVTAQEYAPEHVAVASSIMMGFSWGFAGLLIFLVGMLADVTTPTTAALVSISLLIPSAVIAYRLPEPDKAEFS, encoded by the coding sequence ATGCAGGTCCGTGTCAGCTCCCCAACGCCCATGATCCAGCACGGCACGGCCATCGCCCTCGCCGTCACTGCGGGGCATTTCATCAACGACGCCTACGGCGCGATGCTCACGCCCCTGATGCCTGCCCTGCAGAGCAAGTACGGGGTCAGCATCGCCGCTGTCACGCTGCTGTCCAGCGTCTACAGCCTGACCAGCAGCGTGATGCAGCCCCTGCTGGGCATCCTGGGCGAGAGCCTGGACCGCCGCTACGCTGCCGCGCTGGGGCCGCTGATGACTGGCCTGGGCCTGACCATGATGGGTTTCGTGCCGCTGTTCGGGGCGCTGATCCTGCTGGTGGCGGTGGCGGGTTTCGGCAGCGGCTTCTTTCACCCGGCGGGGTCCGCGTACGTCGCGCACAACAGCCCGCCGGACAAGCGCGGGTTGTGGGCCAGCATCTTCAGCGCGGGCGGGACGGCGGGCATGGCGCTGGGACCGGTCTTCGCCGGGGTGGGCCTGACGCACCTCCCGTGGTTTGCCCTGATTGGCGTGCTGTTCGCGGCCATGACCTTTGCCGTCACGCCGTCCGGCACGCAGAAGGCCCGGAAATTCAAGCTGCGCGAGTACGCCCAGATCTTCAGGGGGCCGATGCAGTGGTTGTGGGGGATGGCGGTGCTGCGCTCGCTGGCCAGCATGGGCTACAACACCATGCTCCCTTTCATGCTGTTCGCGCGGGGCTTCGGGCAGCGCGAGGTAGGCATCACGCTGGCCATCTACGCGCTGGCCAGCGCCCTGGGCGGCATCGTGGGCGGGCGCCTAAGTGACCGCTACGGGCGCACCCCTGTGCTGCGCGCCGCCATTCTGACCACCATTCCGTTCTTCGCCGTGCTGATCCTGTCGCATCCCGGCCAGTGGTGGTTCTACCCGCTCACCTTTGTGGTGGGTGCGGCGGTCAACGCCAGCATCCCGGTGGGGGTGGTCACGGCCCAGGAATACGCCCCGGAGCATGTGGCCGTGGCCAGCAGCATCATGATGGGCTTTTCCTGGGGCTTCGCTGGCCTGCTGATTTTCCTGGTCGGCATGCTGGCCGATGTCACCACCCCCACCACGGCAGCTCTGGTCAGCATCAGCCTCCTGATTCCCAGCGCCGTGATCGCCTACCGCCTGCCCGAACCGGACAAGGCGGAGTTCAGCTGA
- a CDS encoding isoprenylcysteine carboxyl methyltransferase family protein: MKARTLAPILLAFLSVQRLLELRVARANERWARGRGAVEYGQGHYPLFFVLHPAWMLSTLLEGRASGRRVHWPALALFMLAQPLRYWVIRTLGRFWNTRILIVPGGERVTGGPFRFLKHPNYAVVALELAAAPLAVGAWRTAFVFTLLNAGLLLLIRIPAEERALAHYALARAEQD, translated from the coding sequence GTGAAGGCCCGCACCCTCGCCCCGATCCTGCTGGCCTTTCTGAGCGTTCAGCGCCTGCTGGAGTTGCGGGTGGCCCGCGCCAACGAACGCTGGGCGCGCGGGCGTGGCGCAGTGGAGTACGGTCAGGGGCACTACCCGCTGTTCTTTGTGCTGCACCCGGCCTGGATGCTGTCTACCCTGCTGGAGGGCCGTGCGTCCGGGCGGCGTGTCCACTGGCCCGCGCTGGCGCTGTTCATGCTGGCGCAGCCGCTGCGCTACTGGGTCATCCGCACGCTGGGCCGGTTTTGGAACACCCGCATTCTGATCGTGCCGGGCGGCGAGCGCGTCACAGGCGGGCCCTTCCGCTTTCTCAAGCATCCCAATTACGCGGTGGTGGCGCTGGAACTGGCGGCCGCGCCGCTGGCAGTGGGCGCGTGGCGCACGGCTTTTGTCTTCACGCTGCTGAACGCCGGACTGCTGCTGCTGATCCGGATTCCGGCCGAGGAGCGGGCGCTGGCACACTACGCCCTGGCCCGGGCGGAACAGGACTGA
- the meaB gene encoding methylmalonyl Co-A mutase-associated GTPase MeaB translates to MTTPAPDLAARYHAGDLRALARAVTLAEAGLASARPLLKLARAGGIRSVVLGITGSPGSGKSTLTDALIAELRAQGKRVAVLAVDPSSPYSGGAILGDRIRMLRHHADSGVFVRSLASRGALGGLSARTMAVLALLEGGGFDWIILETVGVGQSEVDVAAACDHTLLVVTPAGGDGVQAFKAGIMEIADVIAVNKSDLPGASRTVRELTSAQALGWHDEHTWLAPVRKTIASAGEGIVSVIEAVLKHRAHLGEAGLQERRRLRAEFEVRSLVQERLLRRAREAGDLYARVARGELDAEAAADELLGQP, encoded by the coding sequence GTGACCACCCCCGCCCCGGACCTCGCCGCCCGCTACCACGCTGGAGATCTGCGCGCCCTGGCCCGCGCCGTCACGCTGGCCGAGGCGGGACTTGCGTCCGCACGGCCCCTGCTCAAGCTCGCGCGGGCCGGCGGCATCCGTTCGGTGGTGCTGGGCATCACGGGCAGCCCTGGCAGCGGCAAGAGCACGCTGACCGACGCCCTGATCGCGGAGTTGCGGGCGCAGGGCAAACGGGTGGCGGTGCTGGCAGTGGACCCCAGCAGCCCGTATTCGGGCGGGGCCATTCTGGGGGACCGCATCCGCATGCTGCGCCACCACGCCGATTCCGGGGTGTTCGTGCGCTCGCTGGCCAGCCGCGGCGCGCTGGGCGGGCTGTCGGCCCGCACGATGGCCGTGCTGGCGCTGCTGGAAGGCGGCGGTTTCGACTGGATCATCCTGGAAACCGTCGGTGTCGGTCAGTCTGAGGTGGACGTGGCCGCCGCCTGTGACCATACCCTGTTGGTGGTCACCCCCGCCGGGGGCGACGGCGTGCAGGCGTTCAAGGCCGGCATCATGGAAATTGCCGATGTGATTGCCGTGAACAAGTCGGACCTCCCCGGCGCGTCCCGCACGGTGCGTGAGCTGACGAGCGCCCAGGCGCTGGGCTGGCACGACGAGCACACCTGGCTGGCCCCGGTCCGCAAGACCATCGCTTCGGCGGGTGAGGGCATCGTCAGCGTGATCGAGGCGGTCCTGAAACACCGCGCCCATCTGGGCGAGGCGGGCCTGCAGGAACGCCGCCGCCTGCGCGCCGAATTCGAGGTGCGTTCGCTGGTGCAGGAACGCCTGTTGCGCCGCGCCCGCGAGGCGGGAGACCTCTACGCCCGCGTGGCGCGTGGCGAACTGGACGCCGAGGCGGCAGCGGACGAGTTGCTGGGCCAGCCGTGA
- a CDS encoding histidine phosphatase family protein, with the protein MTSSTRSRISKSRLAPFGFTPPDRRSATEFWVVRHGESTWNTEGRYQGQADVPLSHVGVLQAASLAERLTGQHFDAVYTSDLLRASQTAETVAERLEGAPTVRPDPGLREIDVGELSGLVIADIRERHPDYLEALKTDPWTTRRPGGESMKDLYTRSGAALDALRARHPGQRVLVFTHGGVVRVAVGLALGGVPANAWARLSVTNTSITRVLLGENSGTLLGFNDDAHLEDLIEATEADDVLGQTQ; encoded by the coding sequence TTGACCTCCTCCACCCGGTCCCGGATCTCCAAGTCCCGGCTGGCCCCCTTCGGCTTCACGCCGCCGGATCGCCGCAGCGCCACTGAATTCTGGGTGGTCCGTCACGGCGAGAGCACCTGGAACACTGAAGGCCGCTATCAGGGTCAGGCCGACGTGCCGCTGAGTCACGTCGGCGTCCTTCAGGCGGCCAGCCTCGCCGAGCGCCTGACCGGACAGCACTTCGACGCGGTGTACACCAGTGACCTGTTGCGCGCTTCCCAGACGGCGGAAACGGTGGCAGAGCGCCTGGAGGGAGCGCCCACGGTGCGGCCCGATCCCGGCCTGCGTGAGATCGACGTGGGCGAGCTGTCGGGTCTGGTGATCGCCGACATCCGGGAGCGCCATCCTGACTATCTGGAGGCCCTCAAGACCGATCCCTGGACCACCCGCCGGCCCGGCGGCGAGAGCATGAAGGACCTGTACACCCGCAGCGGCGCGGCGCTGGACGCCCTGCGCGCCCGCCATCCGGGACAGCGCGTGCTGGTCTTCACGCACGGCGGGGTGGTGCGCGTGGCGGTGGGGCTGGCACTGGGCGGCGTTCCTGCCAACGCCTGGGCGCGCCTGAGCGTCACCAACACCAGCATCACCCGCGTGTTGCTGGGCGAGAACAGCGGCACCCTGCTGGGCTTCAACGACGACGCGCACCTGGAGGACCTGATCGAGGCGACGGAGGCCGACGATGTGCTGGGGCAGACCCAGTGA
- the purM gene encoding phosphoribosylformylglycinamidine cyclo-ligase, translated as MTQTDRDAPAASAYERAGVSIDAGHRAVALMKDAVARTHTPAVLGSIGGFGGLFSAKAFANLADPVLVASTDGVGTKTKVAVRLGQPGGLGADIVNHCVNDILVQGARPLFFLDYVAMGRLDPESVAAVVTGAAQACGALGVALLGGETAEMPGVYVDGELDIVGTIVGVVDRPALVDGSRIEAGDAVIALPSAGLHTNGFSLARLALDGLDWHEERADLDGQTLATLLPVPHRAYVTAHDALRAAGVDVRGMAHITGGGLIDNPPRVFPSGVGMHIDTASWTVPPLFELIVREAQVERSEAFRALNMGVGFLFIVPASDSASALSALRGAGEQPWIIGQMVAGSGVTFDPMTPDGGSA; from the coding sequence ATGACTCAGACCGATAGGGACGCCCCAGCCGCGTCCGCCTACGAACGTGCGGGCGTCAGCATCGACGCCGGACACCGCGCTGTGGCGTTGATGAAAGACGCCGTGGCCCGCACCCACACCCCTGCCGTGCTGGGCAGCATCGGAGGCTTTGGCGGCCTGTTCAGCGCCAAGGCCTTCGCCAATCTGGCGGACCCCGTTCTGGTGGCCTCCACCGACGGCGTGGGCACCAAGACCAAGGTGGCCGTGCGGCTGGGGCAACCCGGTGGCCTGGGCGCCGACATCGTCAACCACTGCGTCAACGACATTCTGGTGCAGGGCGCGCGGCCTCTGTTCTTCCTGGATTACGTGGCGATGGGCAGGCTGGACCCCGAGAGCGTGGCTGCCGTGGTCACTGGCGCGGCGCAGGCCTGCGGGGCGCTGGGCGTGGCCCTGCTGGGCGGCGAGACCGCCGAGATGCCCGGCGTGTACGTGGACGGCGAACTGGACATCGTGGGCACGATTGTCGGCGTGGTGGACCGCCCGGCGCTGGTGGACGGCTCGCGCATCGAGGCTGGTGACGCTGTGATCGCGCTGCCCAGCGCGGGGCTGCACACCAACGGCTTCTCGCTGGCGCGGCTGGCGCTGGACGGGCTGGACTGGCACGAGGAACGCGCCGATCTGGACGGGCAGACCCTGGCCACGCTGCTGCCGGTGCCGCACCGCGCCTACGTCACCGCCCACGATGCCCTGCGGGCGGCCGGGGTGGACGTGCGTGGCATGGCGCACATCACGGGCGGCGGCCTGATCGACAACCCCCCCCGCGTGTTCCCATCGGGGGTGGGCATGCACATCGACACCGCGTCGTGGACCGTGCCGCCGTTGTTCGAGCTGATCGTGCGGGAGGCGCAGGTGGAGCGTTCCGAGGCCTTCCGCGCCCTGAATATGGGCGTCGGCTTTCTGTTCATCGTGCCTGCGTCGGACTCGGCGTCGGCCCTGAGCGCCCTGCGCGGCGCGGGCGAGCAGCCCTGGATCATCGGGCAGATGGTGGCGGGGAGCGGCGTAACCTTCGACCCCATGACCCCGGACGGGGGAAGCGCTTGA